The Vitis vinifera cultivar Pinot Noir 40024 chromosome 1, ASM3070453v1 DNA segment ATGTATTCTTCCCATTTTGGTCAAGTTACAGCTTTGGGACTGctcaaaatttttgaagatgAACTTATGAGGTTGTTTGAAACCCCTAATTGGAAGCAATGTGAAGGGAGGTTTTCACCCCATTTTCAATGTGAAGGGGCGGTCCTTGTAATTTATGAAGCCTCAGGAGGTCAATgtaattttccttcattttttctttccagaTGACTGCATTGGGATCCATCAAAATTTCTTGAAGATGaaacttttatgtttttcttactATATTTACTATGACCATTctaatttttgaaacccttgAAGAGCATGATATGTGTTCTCATCTTCTATTTGTTGCAATTTTTGCTGCATTTTTGCCCCCTCTCCATTGCCTTGAAATATAGTATTTTACTTGTCAAAAGAATCTTTATTCTGTTAATTTAAATAACTAATCTATGTCCTTCCCATGTGCTTCCTTTTAGGATATTACCCACCAGTTCTTCCATCTTCTACCTTGTTGCTGATGCCTTTCCCCTTCTAGtatcattatttttcaaaagaatgtATTGGCTTTGTTTGTGTTAGGATTTAAGCCAACCTAGTTGTCTATCTGTTGACATCATTATGTAAGCAGGGATTTTCTTTGAGTTCTTGACATCTTTTCAGTGGTAATTCCACTGGTTTGTTCAATTTCTTGGTATATAAGCATTGCATttcctccaagctttgtatttaCTCCAAGCTTGGTATTGATATGTCCTGGCACAATTTGTATTTCCTCCATGCTTGCTTTACATATCCTGTGTATGTTTATCTCACAGGAGGCCTAATGCAAATACATGCGTATAGGTCTCAAATACATGTGTATTTGCTATATATCAGCATTGCATTGTGGATGAACTTCGTGAATTAAACTAGATTGTCAGTGTCTTTTTAATCTTTCAAGCAAATGAAATTGTTTCAGGCCTCAGACAGAGGAAGAAAAGCTTTTAAAAGAAGAGATAGAGCAGCTAAAGAAAGAATTACAGAATGAGTTGGGTAACAGTGAAGCTGCACTAGCGTCTGGAGGGGCCCAGACCAGTTTACGTGATGAAATTGCTAGCAAAGAAAAAGACTTAGAACAGCTGATCCGCGATTTGGATGACAAAGTTCGTTTTGGTCAGAAAGCCATTGAAAGGCCTGGGTCTGCAGCAGGCAGAGTAGCTGTCTTTCCTGAGAGACCACCCTCTCAGTCTGGATCAGTTGAGGAGTTCAGAAATACAGAGTTCATGGAGAGGCCTCGATCACGTGGTACAGGAGATTTGTGGACAAGACCTGTTGATGACAGAAGAGCTTTCCAAGGTGGTAGAGATAGAGGATTTCTTGGTAACAGAGATCTGGGCAGGTATGGATTTAGCCTCGCTTGCAGTCTACTAAGCACTTCTGCTATTTTCAGAGCCTTAAGAGCCACTAGTAATATTACTTAACAGTGTTATAGCAATCTGTAAAAGATTGAAACTGGTTCTCCAAAAAGAAAGGGACAAAAATTGCATTCataatgaatattttatcaACCAAAATCAGAAAATTTAATCATTGTAATTTTGTTATTTggtaaaaattgtgttttaGGAATCAGGTGTACAGTGACAAAGGTGTTACTATTGGTTATGTTTTTCACTCAGAACTGTAAAATCAGTATCCTTGTCACAAATATGAGCCACCTCTCTGCATGGTGTACAGTGACAAAGATGTTACTAttggttaatatatatatataatttatatttgaaacTCTGATTGGAGGAGATTGTCTTTAGAGTTTTGGTTACTAGAATTTTGTGTTGGTATGTTTTGAAGCAGAAGAAAATGTTCTTATATTATAACTGTTCAGAAGATTCTTAGGTTAGGGTACTTCATACATGGGAGTGGTTTTTGTAGCAGACATAGTTTGAGAGTTGAATTCATTTGAAGTTAAAGAgtattctttctttgttttttcttttgtgtattttcCTTGATATTTCTGTAGTTATTCTGCATTACATTATTGCACTGTTACACAGCCTCTCCCCTTCCCATAGGGTACTTTTGTACGAGCAATACTTGTGGATCTGACCCATATTTAttctgtgttttttttattatttctcttctcTCCATATGGTACTTTAGTATGGGCAATTCCTCTGGCTCTGACCCATATTGTTGTGTGATCTTTTGTTATGTGACAGGTCTAGATCGCGGGAAAGATGGTGAACTTATGTTGATGTGGATTCATTGGGTTTCCTCTTCATCTCTTTTAACAGCCAGCAAAGAATAATTTTCTCTCCTTACTTTTTGATTGTTGTCTTGATTTTGCTCTGAGAAACGGGGCTAGAATTATTGGGAACTGGTACAGGGGACTCTTGCATTTATCTATTGTTATATCTTGAAACTTTGTAAAAttgcaattttttcttttttcttttttctttttcctgtgTTGAGGCAGGGAGCCTGTATTGTTCTTAAGACCCAATTTTCAATGAACATTATGGGCCTCGGTAGTTCTATTTTTCTGACACTCATTTGGGAGTCTGGAAAAAGGATTTGACTGTATCCCTTGTTTTGTGGAGTTTTACCTGGATATTGTGCTGACATCAGACATGGGACATCGGACATCAGATGTTAATATGGTTTTTGGAACACTTTAATGTTGTCAAATTGTGGGTTGATTATTGATTGTGGAATGTGTGTAGTGTGATGTAAAATCAGCCGGATTTTACTGAATTGATTACAAGAATGAATGCGTTTCGCTATGAATCCATTAAAAGTTTCCCACTTGTTTCAGTCTTGTGTTTATTTGCCCATTATATCCTTCCACACGATTCAGCCATCAGCCATCGGGAGTTGCCTCATCCTCAGGTTGAAAAATGTAACCCATCCATGGATGAGAGAGACAAGCTGTTGCTCCCTTGATGTAATCCTCCGCGATTCAACCTTGCCTCCCAAGTCTCATTATTTTAAGGTTTATTAGCCTTGACTTtctactctttttttcttttaatggtaTATGGTCTTGAGAGTGGTTAGGCCTTCAACTTGTTCCCATATCAATCTCGTCAAACTTGGGAACCTCTGTAATCCCATGTACCACTATCCATCACTTATCTAATTAGCCCAAAAATATAGCCAAGAAATTACAAGTTAAAGCTCTTGTTTACATAAATTTCTATTACACTTTCAGGTTTAGTATGGCAGCAGCTGCGGTAATTGGAGTTGTTTTGGTTGCTCTACTCTCAGTTTTCTATGTGAATTGGAGACTTGACCGATCTAGTGGTTGCCACTTTCCGGCTATTTACAACTTTGGTGATTCAAATTCTGACACGGGCAGTGTTTCGGCTGTACTCCGTCGGGTTCCTTTTCCAAACGGGCAGAACTTTGGCAAACCATCTGGACGGTATTCTGATGGGCGCTTGATCATTGATTTTATAGGTAATATGTTGGTTGGTAGTTTCATAGTTGCACTCATTAATCCTTTAAATTCAGTACCAACTGGTATCATCCACCAGTACGAAGTTCTCTTTTAGGCCTTTCAACCAATCGATATGACTCCACAGAACAGCTTTTGCTAAAACTCGAGCAGTTCCTTGAAAACTTGCCTTGGATACGCAACCTTTGAGTATTCAGAGATGCTCTCGCTATTCCCAATAAAATGGTTCAGTGACAAATAGCTTCATCCTATGGAATGTGCAGTCTCGGATTGCCACAACAAAGccttcctttatttatttgtcaCTTGTCatacttctctctctctctcttttttcttttttaagacaaaaatcactttgattttttattttttaatctcagAATTCTCTCTTGGAAAAGTAATCTCAAATgctgattgaaaaaaaaaacagtatgATTACACGCTTGGGAATACTTTCAAAGAACTTCTGAAAGAAGAAATTCGAAATGGTATAGCCCTTCCCATATTTACTTGGTTTCCCGTGAAATGCAGCTGAAAACTTGGGATTACCTTACTTGAATGCATATCTAGATTCTATTGGAACGAGTTTCAGACATGGAGCAAATTTTGCTGCCACTGGGTCCACAATTCAGCCACCTCATCTCAGAATGTTTGAGGAAGTTTGTTACCCCCTTTCTCTCAACATTCAGCTACTGCAATTTGCACAATTCAAAGCTCGCACTACTCAGCTATACCCACAAGGTACTTACCTATATTTTCTCCCATACTTCTGCTGAAGGCAACTCAATACCTTATCCTCTATGCTTGGTTGTGACATCAATGGTTTCTGACTTTCCAGTTCAAAACTCGGACATTAAAAACACTCTCCCAAGACCGGAGGACTTCTCAAAGGCTCTTTACACTATGGATACTGGACAAAACGATCTTCATGATGGGTTTACCTCAATGACGGTAGAGCAAGTGCAGAAATCCATTCCAAACATAATCAATCAATTTTCTCAGGCCATAGAGGTACTAAGACTTCCTTCCCACGTATGAACATTAGCAGCAGCAATTAATGATTCCCTTACATATTCTCTTCTTTCTAAGACCAACCATCCACTTGTTGGAATTGGTCAGGAAAAGTTGAGGAAGTGCCTTGCTTGATATATATGGGTTTTACTTAACATTTTAATTGCGGTTTTTGCTGCTGTTTCAGCAACTCTACCAACAAGGagcaaaaatattttggatacACAATACAGGTCCCATTGGCTGCTTGCCCTTCTTTGTTATAAATTATCCTCCAAAGCCTGATAATGTTGACCAAACTGGCTGCATTAAGTCCTACAATGAGGTGGCTCAGGAGTTCAACAGGCAGCTTAAGGACATGGTGTCCCAACTAAGGAGCAAACTTGGAGATGCTCTACTTACTTACGTCGACATCTACTCAGCTAAATATTCCCTAATCAGTGAAGCCAAGATACATGGTAAATTCATTTGCCTTGGCCTTTCTGAATCTCTAGAAATAAACGAAAGATTGGGGACTAATAGTCTAATACTATACATGTAGTTGACTATTCTTGACTTTGTAActttttaaagccgtgagggctcAATGGGTCTAAAGGGTGTTCGTCTGTTCAAATGCCAACAGAACACATTGGGCTCAGGCTCAGTACTGATAGTTCTATTATTTGGATTTTGCAGGTTTTGTTGATCcttttgggcaatgttgtgggcAAAATGGGAAGTTTCGAGAATGTGGGAAGAAGGCCGTAGTGAATGGGACTGAAGTTGATGGTGCCTCTTGTACTAATCCT contains these protein-coding regions:
- the LOC109122650 gene encoding GDSL esterase/lipase At5g14450; amino-acid sequence: MAAAAVIGVVLVALLSVFYVNWRLDRSSGCHFPAIYNFGDSNSDTGSVSAVLRRVPFPNGQNFGKPSGRYSDGRLIIDFIAENLGLPYLNAYLDSIGTSFRHGANFAATGSTIQPPHLRMFEEVCYPLSLNIQLLQFAQFKARTTQLYPQVQNSDIKNTLPRPEDFSKALYTMDTGQNDLHDGFTSMTVEQVQKSIPNIINQFSQAIEQLYQQGAKIFWIHNTGPIGCLPFFVINYPPKPDNVDQTGCIKSYNEVAQEFNRQLKDMVSQLRSKLGDALLTYVDIYSAKYSLISEAKIHGFVDPFGQCCGQNGKFRECGKKAVVNGTEVDGASCTNPSEYVSWDGVHYTDAANQWVAGHILNGSLSDPPLPISEACHKPLHLELK